The genomic stretch GCCTACGAGCGGGCGCTTGCGCTGAGGCCGGACGACGATGTGCCGGTGCTGGGAATCGCCTGCACCGCGGCGCTGGTGACGGACCGCCCCCGGAAGGGCGAACACCGGGCGCACGTGGCGGTGTGTCGCGGCGAGCCCGTGGAGGTCCGTTCCCTTACCCTGAAGAAGAACGCCCGGAACCGCGCGGGCGAGGAACGGGTCGTGGCCGATCTGGTTTTGTCCGCTATGGGTCGCGCTTGCGGCACGGATGTTGCCATGTGCGCCGCGCTGCTGCCGCCGGAAGGAGTGCGGGTAGCGGTAATCTAGTGTGGTGTCTGGTTAATTTGCAGCATAATCTGCGGGTCTTTTCTGTATTGAGATTACTTTTTTGCCTATTTATCAAAGGGTTATGTATATTTCACTTAGGCTGTAATCGATCCGCAACCGGATTGGATCTGTCCGCTGGCAGCGCAAGTGCACGCATGCGCAGTAAGCGTTCGGGCATGCCGTGGAGATTTCGAACCGTCGAACCGAAGGGTGGCGTTGGTTGGCGCAATCGAGGAACTCTTGCCGTTGCGGCGATTCACGACATGTATCCTTCCGAACTTCCACGGGCGGATGGAAGGGTTACGAGATTTCGCGACACCGGAAGCCATGAAGACCGGAAGTAGAGGACTTTGCTTGGTCGCATGTACTGGATTCCCCATCCTGTCCGAGATCTTCAATGGCATGCCGAACGCTTACCATGCGCGTGACCGCCTTCCGGGTCGCGGTCGAGGGTCGAGGAACGTCAGTGGTTAGCAGCGTCAACCCGTCAGTGTCTCGCTCCGCACATGGGCGCGGAATCTCGCCAGGCGCCGTCTCGATCTCAAGACCGGTTTCAGTGCGTTCGGTTGTCGTTCCTCCTGCATTCACTCTGTTCGCGCACGGCGATTTCACGGGCTTTGGCGTGCGCGTCCACCCCTCCGGTGCCAAGTCCTTCCTCGTAAACTACCGCGTTGGCAACGGCAGGCGCAAGGCGCCCAACAAGCGCGTCGTCGTGGGTCGTGCGGGGCGAATCACTCTGGACTAGGCGAGGCACTTGGCTCAAGAACTCCTGGGGCGCGTCGCTGCAGGTGATGACCCTGCGGGCGAGCGCGCCGAGGCGCGCTCTCTGCCGACATTGGGCGAGGCCTGCGAGGACTACATCGCTTTGGACCACGGCCGCGCTGCCAGCACCGAGCAAGGCTACCGCCGATATGCGGCTCTGTATCTCGGCGACTGGCTCTCCCGTCCTCTCGACGCAATAACCCGCCGCGACGTGGAGAGCCGCTTTCACCTCCTCACCGAGCGCCACGGTGCGATGCCCGCCAACCAATGTCTGTCGTTCCTGCGCTCGGTCTATCGAAGACCTTACGTGGACTACGACGGTCTGCGCAACCCGGTAGAGCAGTGGCTTGTGGCCGGTGGCACTACCACCGCAAGACGCGGAAGCGGATATCGTCTCCGGCCGAGGTGCTGCCGCGCTGGTGGCAGGGGATGGATGCTGTGGTGCGGAACCCCGTTCACTTGGACGTGTTGCTGTTCGGGCTCTACACGGGCATGAGGCGGGGAGAAATCTTGGCGCTTCGATGGGAGGACGTGGAATCCTGAACTGGCTGAAGGAGGATGCCCGTCTATCCGCTCATTCTCGACTTCCTCAACGATCTCTGGAACACGAACGAGAACTCAGTCGGCACGCGCAAGATACGGCTCGCGGCCTTCAAGTCGTTCTTCAGCCACCTGGAACAGCCGGGGGTCCTTCCTGTGCCTCGAGTTTGCCCGGCAGATGCACGCGACTCCGTTTGGGTCCACCACTAACTTCCCGGTCAGGCCCTTCAAAGGCGGGCAAGTCAACGGGACCATCCTACCGCTCTTCGTTTACTGCGCCCCGAAACGGGGCTCTGGAACCATCAACGCTTCTGTGCTGAGGCCCACAGCAACGAACCGGCCGTGGTCTCAGGCAGGCCTTACAATTTCCACGCCGGGTTCCCGGCGTTCGAGGTGCCGGAAGGCATGATCCTAGCCCGGGGCACCGTTCCGCTGGCTGACCCCCCGGACAGCAGGAGACAGCAAACCTCGCTTCGGGGCCCGAACGGTGCCTGAGATCTGGTTCGTGGGAACTGCTAGGGGTGAATCGATCGACGACGCGATCTGCCGCCCGTCAACCGGCTGTAAGGCTTCCGGCCCGGCGGGCACAGCATGTACCAGCG from Deltaproteobacteria bacterium encodes the following:
- a CDS encoding CinA family protein — its product is MATPSLTDFIAAIHRSPSMAVVVVAGGGSQALADLFVVPGASRTVLEALVPYSDRSMREFLGHEPEQAVSAETAAALARKAYERALALRPDDDVPVLGIACTAALVTDRPRKGEHRAHVAVCRGEPVEVRSLTLKKNARNRAGEERVVADLVLSAMGRACGTDVAMCAALLPPEGVRVAVI